A window of Castanea sativa cultivar Marrone di Chiusa Pesio chromosome 1, ASM4071231v1 contains these coding sequences:
- the LOC142635686 gene encoding uncharacterized protein LOC142635686 produces the protein MAGLLAWAADVVGASGPQNNEEDDPNSIPIVFTTEQQNYAQELDRKAASLSRSIQDLRLRLPPPDISQRLPHLHAHSLASNAALALQLNSHSATREQVQLREVKLQEENAAYEKAISNCENKIQEKMQEADLLHKKLEEMDETEKNLRAELESTQAAFVASQSGRSSDSAVESKVSDNAEPDTEVMKSAILEKLENKKKELSSMEEIVQNLEKRWTQVQDKALKLPSPAQREKILDKQLHSLIEQLEAKQLQAESLVGEIHLKEMELEKLNGLRVERSNIEANNARNRFGRSTSGKGYGSSDYIVDAHLKPPYYPGGRSENQQKLMLIRSAFVLYIFALHILVFIKISF, from the exons atggctGGTTTGCTAGCATGGGCAGCGGACGTAGTGGGAGCAAGCGGACCCCAAAACAACGAAGAAGACGATCCCAATTCGATCCCAATAGTATTCACCACAGAGCAGCAAAACTACGCTCAAGAACTCGACCGAAAAGCAGCCTCTCTGAGCCGTTCGATTCAGGATCTGCGGCTCAGATTGCCTCCCCCTGACATCTCTCAGCGCCTCCCTCATCTCCACGCCCACTCCCTCGCTTCCAATGCCGCTCTTGCCCTCCAACTCAATTCCCACTCTGCCACACGTGAACAG GTTCAATTGAGAGAGGTGAAACTACAGGAAGAAAATGCTGCGTATGAAAAGGCTATATCAAATTGTGAGAATAAAATACAGGAGAAAATGCAGGAGGCAGACCTCCTGCATAAGAAGTTGGAG GAAATGGATGAGACTGAGAAAAATCTGAGAGCTGAGCTGGAAAGTACACAAGCTGCTTTTGTTGCCAGCCAATCTGGCAGATCCAGTGATTCAGCTGTTGAATCCAAGGTGTCAGACAATGCTGAACCAGATACAGAAGTAATGAAGTCTGCAATACTGGAGAAGttagagaacaagaaaaaagaattg AGTTCAATGGAAGAGATAGTTCAAAATTTGGAGAAAAGATGGACTCAAGTTCAAGATAAGGCGTTGAAGCTGCCTTCCCCAG CtcagagagagaagatattggACAAACAGCTTCACAGCCTAATTGAGCAACTGGAGGCAAAACAG CTACAAGCAGAAAGCCTGGTTGgtgaaattcatttaaaagaaATGGAGTTAGAAAAATTGAATGGATTGAGGGTTGAAAGGAGCAACATAGAAGCAAATAATGCCCGGAATCGGTTTGGAAGAAGCACATCCGGGAAAGGATATGGGTCTTCAGATTATATTGTTGATGCGCATCTCAAACCTCCTTATTACCCTGGTGGCCGATCTGAAAATCAGCAGAAACTTATGCTAATCAGGTCGGCTTTCGTGCTCTACATTTTTGCTTTGCACATATTGGTCTTCATCAAGATTTCATTTTGA
- the LOC142608878 gene encoding protein trichome birefringence-like 19, whose protein sequence is MKFHDIELPNEKNTTPNIPKQVFLLALTLIVLTIIPLCLNNDSESPLPSPKINTNDLKSIESEEKCDVFSGKWVPFSQGPYYTNETCDLIIDQQNCMKFGRTNTEFLNWRWKPDECELPLFDAVQFLELVRGKSIAFVGDSVGRNQMQSLLCLLVGVVHPEDITLNYTSDTINFKRWFYADYNFTLATLWSPFLVRASDADPNGHSYSSIMNLYLDRVDEAWAAEITTFDYVIISAGQWFFRPLMFYENDQLVGCFKCQQENITDLTQYYGYRKAFRTAFRTILSLKDYKGVTFLRTFSPGHFENGDWNKGGNCVRTKPFTKEELRVDQYIMDMYLTQMEEQRAATKEGRKRGLEFRLLDATEAMLLRPDGHPNHYGHSQDKNITIADCVHWCLPGPIDTWNEFLLYMLKREGQLTLGRKLQKND, encoded by the exons ATGAAGTTTCATGATATTGAACTTCCCAATGAAAAAAACACAACACCTAACATCCCCAAACAGGTTTTCCTACTAGCCCTTACCTTGATCGTCCTCACAATAATCCCTCTTTGCTTAAACAATGATTCAGAGTCACCATTGCCCTCTCCTAAGATCAATACCAACGATCTGAAAAGCATAGAATCTGAGGAGAAATGTGATGTATTTAGTGGAAAATGGGTTCCATTCTCTCAGGGGCCTTATTACACAAATGAAACTTGTGATCTTATCATTGATCAGCAAAACTGCATGAAGTTTGGGAGAACCAATACAGAGTTCTTGAACTGGAGGTGGAAACCAGATGAATGTGAGCTTCCTCTCTTTGATGCTGTTCAGTTTTTGGAGCTTGTCAGAGGGAAATCAATAGCCTTTGTCGGTGACTCTGTAGGAAGGAACCAAATGCAATCATTATTGTGTCTCTTGGTTGGT GTGGTTCATCCTGAGGATATCACTCTCAATTATACATCagacacaataaatttcaaacGCTGGTTTTATGCTGACTACAATTTTACATTAGCAACCCTCTGGTCTCCATTCCTGGTTAGAGCCAGTGATGCAGACCCCAATGGTCATTCCTACAGCAGCATCATGAACCTCTACTTAGACAGGGTTGATGAAGCATGGGCAGCCGAGATTACAACATTCGACTATGTAATCATCTCAGCCGGACAATGGTTCTTTCGACCATTGATGTTTTATGAAAATGATCAGCTTGTTGGGTGCTTTAAGTGCCAACAAGAGAACATCACAGACCTCACACAGTACTACGGATACAGGAAGGCGTTTCGAACTGCTTTTAGAACCATTCTAAGCCTTAAAGATTACAAGGGGGTGACATTTTTGAGGACATTTTCTCCAGGACACTTTGAGAATGGAGACTGGAATAAAGGAGGGAATTGTGTGAGGACAAAGCCCTTTACCAAGGAAGAACTGAGGGTGGATCAATATATTATGGATATGTACTTGACTCAAATGGAGGAACAAAGAGCTGCAACAAAGGAAGggaggaagagaggtttagAATTTAGGTTGCTAGATGCAACTGAAGCCATGTTGCTGCGGCCAGATGGGCATCCAAACCATTATGGACACTCCCAAGATAAGAATATAACAATAGCCGACTGTGTCCACTGGTGCTTGCCGGGTCCTATTGACACATGGAATGAGTTTTTGCTTTATATGTTGAAGAGGGAAGGTCAGTTAACATTGGGAAGGAAACTACAGAAAAATGATTAG
- the LOC142621927 gene encoding glucan endo-1,3-beta-D-glucosidase, with protein MLKKLRRRVKTLVTKSFKKPNKPYKPPTTPPRSPSPSQPEPSTCTMAPPPQPESLKPLTKPFLFPKTQSTVLPDPSLFFSPTLLSTPLPTNSFFQNFTLKNGDQPEYIHPYLIKSSLSSLSLSYPSRFFNSAFIYQVFNADLTISASENTNPGSQNTHFISSFSDLSVTLDFPSSNLRFFLVRGSPFLTCCVSGGTAISISTIHAILSFSSNNAKTKYTIKLNNNQTWLIYTSSPISFTHSLSVITSTGFSGIIRIAVLPDSDPKYEAILDQFSPCYPVSGDAVFTKPFCLEYKWEKKGWGDLLMLAHPLHLQILSGDDSNVTVLEEFKYKSIDGDLVGVVGDSWALKPAPVSVNWHSIRGVKEESYAEIISALVGDVEALNPASMTNNSSYFYGKLIARAARLALIAEEVGFLDVIPKIRKFLKDTIVPWLDGTFSGNGFLYDAKWGGIVTKQGALDSGADFGFGIYNDHHYHLGYFLYAIAVLAKIDPVWGRKYKPQAYTLMADFMNLGRRSNSSYTRLRCFDLYKLHSWAGGLTEFADGRNQESTSEAVNAYYSAALMGLAYGDTHLVATGSMLTALEIHSAQTWWHVREGDNMYEEDFTRENRMVGVLWANKRDSGLWFAPPDWRECRLGIQVLPILPITEILFSDVGFVRELVKWTLPALGREGVGEGWKGFVYTLEGIYDNEGALGKIKNLNGFDDGNSLSNLLWWIHSRADVQEEGCGEGGKYCWFGHYCH; from the coding sequence ATGTTGAAAAAACTAAGGAGAAGAGTAAAAACCTTAGTCACTAAGAGTTTCAagaaaccaaacaaaccctataAACCCCCAACAACACCTCCAAGATCCCCATCTCCTTCACAACCTGAACCAAGCACCTGTACCATGGCACCACCACCTCAACCGGAATCTCTCAAGCCATTAACCAAACCATTCCTCTTCCCCAAAACCCAATCCACAGTCCTCCCTGAcccttctctcttcttctccccAACTCTCCTCTCCACTCCTCTCCCCACAAATTCTTtcttccaaaacttcactctCAAAAATGGTGATCAACCTGAGTACATCCATCCCTACCTTATCAAATCCTCACTCtcctctctttccctctccTACCCATCTCGTTTCTTCAACTCAGCTTTCATCTACCAAGTTTTCAACGCTGACCTCACCATCTCTGCGTCAGAAAACACCAACCCAGGTTCTCAAAACACCCACTTTATCTCTTCCTTCAGTGATCTCAGTGTCACTTTGGACTTTCCTTCTTCCAATTTAAGGTTTTTCCTTGTCAGGGGAAGCCCATTTCTGACATGCTGTGTCTCTGGTGGCACTGCTATTTCCATATCAACCATCCATgctattctctctttttcttcaaacAATGCTAAAACCAAGTATACCATCAAGCTCAACAACAACCAGACATGGCTTATATACACCTCCTCCCCCATCAGTTTCACACACAGCCTCTCTGTGATCACGTCTACTGGGTTTTCGGGCATAATTCGGATTGCGGTATTGCCAGATTCGGATCCGAAATATGAGGCGATCCTTGATCAGTTCAGTCCTTGTTACCCGGTTTCCGGTGATGCAGTATTCACCAAGCCATTTTGCTTGGAATACAAATGGGAGAAGAAAGGTTGGGGGGATTTGCTTATGTTAGCTCACCCCCTTCATCTTCAGATACTATCTGGTGATGATTCTAATGTTACTGTTTTGGAGGAATTTAAGTATAAGAGTATCGATGGTGATCTTGTTGGTGTTGTTGGAGATTCTTGGGCATTGAAACCTGCCCCAGTGTCTGTAAATTGGCATTCAATAAGAGGTGTCAAAGAAGAATCATATGCTGAGATTATCTCTGCGCTTGTTGGGGATGTTGAGGCTTTGAATCCTGCATCGATGACAAACAATTCATCTTATTTTTATGGGAAGTTGATTGCTAGAGCAGCAAGGTTGGCATTGATTGCTGAGGAGGTGGGTTTTCTTGATGTGATTCCAAAGATAAGGAAGTTCCTGAAGGATACAATTGTGCCTTGGTTGGATGGGACTTTTAGTGGGAATGGTTTTCTGTATGATGCTAAATGGGGTGGAATTGTGACTAAGCAAGGTGCATTGGATTCTGGGGCTGATTTTGGGTTTGGTATTTATAATGATCACCATTATCATTTGGGGTACTTTCTTTATGCAATTGCAGTGCTTGCAAAGATTGACCCGGTGTGGGGGAGGAAGTATAAACCTCAAGCATATACGCTTATGGCTGATTTTATGAACTTGGGCAGGCGATCAAATTCTAGTTACACGCGTTTAAGGTGCTTTGACCTTTACAAATTGCACTCTTGGGCTGGAGGGCTAACTGAATTTGCTGATGGGCGGAATCAAGAGAGCACTAGCGAGGCTGTGAATGCTTATTACTCAGCAGCTTTGATGGGGTTGGCCTATGGAGACACACATCTTGTTGCCACTGGATCAATGCTTACAGCATTGGAAATTCACTCTGCTCAAACATGGTGGCatgtgagagagggagacaaTATGTATGAGGAGGATTTCACTAGAGAGAACAGGATGGTGGGTGTATTGTGGGCTAACAAGAGGGACAGTGGACTATGGTTTGCTCCACCTGATTGGAGAGAATGTAGGCTTGGAATTCAGGTGCTACCCATATTGCCAATCACTGAGATCTTGTTCTCTGATGTTGGATTTGTGAGGGAGCTTGTGAAGTGGACCTTACCTGCTTTAGGGAGAGAGGGAGTTGGAGAAGGGTGGAAGGGATTTGTATATACTTTGGAAGGGATTTATGACAATGAAGGTGCTTTGGGGAAGATCAAGAACTTGAATGGTTTTGATGATGGGAACTCACTTTCTAATCTCTTATGGTGGATTCACAGCAGAGCTGATGTGCAGGAAGAGGGGTGTGGGGAAGGAGGAAAATACTGCTGGTTTGGACACTACTGTCACTGA